A window of Palaemon carinicauda isolate YSFRI2023 chromosome 27, ASM3689809v2, whole genome shotgun sequence contains these coding sequences:
- the LOC137620937 gene encoding protein GVQW3-like, with product MLKEAYGDEQMSQASFYRCFNRFYAGNEQVEVEPRSGAQTSARKEENINEVRRLVMQDRRITVRMISEAVGISIGTVEAVLTEDLNLHKVCAKFVPKILSDDQKQFRVECCTDILEVIEADSGFLNKIVTCDESWVFTYDPESKRQSAHWKHPTSPRPKKAKMSRSQEKAMVIPFFDSQGLIHVEWIPQGQTVNKEYYHTVL from the coding sequence ATGTTAAAGGAGGCCTATGGAGATGAACAGATGAGCCAAGCAAGTTTCTATCGGTGCTTTAACAGATTTTATGCAGGAAATGAACAGGTTGAGGTTGAACCCAGATCTGGAGCACAGACCAGTGCACGCAAGGAGGAAAACATTAACGAAGTGCGAAGGTTAGTGATGCAAGACCGTCGAATAACTGTGAGGATGATATCTGAAGCTGTTGGTATTAGTATTGGCACAGTGGAGGCAGTTCTGACCGAAGATCTGAATCTCCACAAAGTCTGTGCCAAATTCGTGCCAAAGATCCTGTCGGATGACCAGAAGCAGTTTCGTGTGGAATGTTGCACTGACATTCTCGAAGTGATAGAGGCTGATTCAGGTTTTCTGAATAAGATAGTGACTTGCGACGAGAGTTGGGTGTTCACCTACGACCCTGAGAGCAAACGTCAGAGTGCCCACTGGAAGCACCCGACCTCCCCCAGGCCCAAGAAGGCTAAGATGAGCAGGTCGCAAGAGAAGGCCATGGTCATTCCTTTCTTTGACTCCCAGGGCCTCATTCATGTTGAATGGATTCCTCAGGGTCAAACCGTCAATAAGGAATATTACCATACTGTTCTGTAA